The window GTCGTATCCGTGGTCCTCGTCATCAGCACATTGGTCTGATAGTTGGCCAGCAAGTAGTCCCTGACCTTCAGCCCGATGCTGAGCGTGTAATTTTTCTCCTGGTAACTGCCGTTGACGGCGCCGGGATCGCTCCCCCCGTGCCCCGGATCGATGACAACAAGAGGCATGGTCTCACCACTCCCTTTCTGTTTTCTAACAATCTATTCCGGAAAAGATTGATAGGTGAGAGGCAACGGCACATTCTCAGATCCAAATCCCCGCAAGCCTTCAAACCCATGAAAAAAAGCACCCCGAAGGGTGCTGAGATTGATGACAAACCCCCTGGCTCTTTTCGCAAGAAAAGCGCCAGGGGTTGCATGTTTATGGGGAATAAACAGATAAAGGAAATTAGATTTGGTAAATTAGGCGGATCACAAAGCCTTTTCCTCTCTTCGAGAGGAGCAAGGCCATTTTTTTGATGTTTTGAGCCACGGCAATAAGGAGGCATTGCTCTCTGACTTTGGCAAGCCCCCTGTAGCGTGCATAACGAAGCCCATGAAGTTCTTTGGCGTCAGCGAAGCTGCGCTCAATGGTCTGACTCCGTCGTTTATACAGTTGTTTGCCCCTTTCA of the Planifilum fulgidum genome contains:
- a CDS encoding transposase; translation: ERGKQLYKRRSQTIERSFADAKELHGLRYARYRGLAKVREQCLLIAVAQNIKKMALLLSKRGKGFVIRLIYQI